In a genomic window of Diadema setosum chromosome 3, eeDiaSeto1, whole genome shotgun sequence:
- the LOC140226178 gene encoding histone H3, embryonic: MARTKQTARKSTGGKAPRKQLATKAARKSAPATGGVKKPHRYRPGTVALREIRRYQKSTELLIRKLPFQRLVREIAQDFKTELRFQSSAVMALQEASEAYLVGLFEDTNLCAIHAKRVTIMPKDIQLARRIRGERA, encoded by the coding sequence ATGGCTCGCACCAAGCAGACGGCTCGCAAGTCGACTGGAGGCAAGGCTCCTCGCAAGCAACTGGCTACGAAGGCTGCTCGCAAGAGTGCCCCCGCCACCGGAGGAGTGAAGAAACCTCATCGCTATAGGCCCGGCACAGTCGCACTTCGTGAGATTCGCCGCTACCAGAAGAGCACCGAACTTCTCATCCGCAAACTCCCCTTCCAGCGACTTGTTCGTGAGATTGCTCAGGATTTCAAGACCGAGCTGCGCTTCCAAAGTTCTGCTGTCATGGCCCTCCAAGAAGCGAGCGAGGCTTATCTCGTCGGTCTGTTCGAAGACACCAACCTGTGCGCCATCCACGCCAAGCGGGTTACCATCATGCCCAAGGACATTCAGCTGGCCCGTCGCATCCGGGGAGAGAGGGCGTAG
- the LOC140226177 gene encoding uncharacterized protein, with the protein MAASEAAKKTTKKKAPEHPPTQVMVNAAIGALKERNGSSLQAIKKYIAANYKVGDMDRQTIFIKRALRKGVANETLVQTKGVGASGSFKLNVKAAKAEAAEKARKEKQKAKVKADREKAKAKAAAKKEKAVAKKAKAAAEKKEKKKATKKKPAKKTATKSEKTKTPKKKTAAKKPSKKATPKKGGKGGKGLGKGGAKRHRKKRRRKRKESYGIYIYKVLKQVHPDTGISSRAMSIMNSFVNDIFERIAAEAARLGQYNKKSTISSREVQTAVRLLLPGELAKHAVSEGTKAVTKYTTSK; encoded by the exons ATGGCGGCTTCGGAAGCAGCAAAGAAGACGACCAAGAAGAAAGCGCCCGAGCATCCACCGACCCAGGTGATGGTCAATGCTGCTATCGGCGCACTGAAGGAGCGGAATGGATCATCGCTTCAGGCCATTAAGAAGTACATCGCAGCCAACTACAAAGTAGGCGATATGGACCGACAGACCATCTTCATCAAGCGAGCTCtgcggaaaggggttgccaacgAGACACTGGTTCAGACGAAAGGTGTCGGGGCATCTGGCTCTTTCAagctgaacgtcaaggcagcaaAGGCAGAGGCGgcggagaaggcacgaaaagagaagcagaaggcaaaggtcaaggcTGACCGCGAGAAGGCAAAGGCAAAGGCAGccgcaaagaaagagaaggcggtcgccaagaaggccaaagctgcagcagaaaagaaggagaagaagaaggcgaCAAAGAAGAAGCCGGCGAAGAAGACAGCAACCAAGTCGGAGAAAACGAAGACGCCCAAGAAGAAGACCGCAGCAAAGAAGCCATCCAAGAAGGCAACCCCCAAGAAAG GCGGTAAAGGAGGCAAAGGACTAGGAAAGGGAGGAGCAAAGCGGCACCGCAAA AAGAGgcgtaggaagaggaaggagagctacggcatctacatctacaaggttctgaagcaagtccacccagatactggaatttcGAGTCGCGCCATGTCCATCATGAACAGCTTCGTCAACGACATTTTCGAACGCATCGCCGCCGAAGCTGCACGTCTCGGTCAGTACAACAAGAAGTCGACCATCAGCAGCCGTGAAGTGCAGACCGCAGTGCGCCTCCTTCTCCCCGGAGAACTGGCAAAGCACGCCGTCAGCGAGGGCACCAAAGCTGTCACCAAGTACACTACATCCAAGTAG
- the LOC140226181 gene encoding uncharacterized protein, whose product MAASEAAKKTTKKKAPEHPPTQVMVNAAIGALKERNGSSLQAIKKYIAANYKVGDMDRQTIFIKRALRKGVANETLVQTKGVGASGSFKLNVKAAKAEAAEKARKEKQKAKVKADREKAKAKAAAKKEKAVAKKAKAAAEKKEKKKKATKKKPAKKTATKSEKTKTPKKKTAAKKPSKKATPKKVAKKTTTKSKAAKPKKPAAKKGAK is encoded by the coding sequence ATGGCGGCTTCGGAAGCAGCAAAGAAGACGACCAAGAAGAAAGCGCCCGAGCATCCACCGACCCAGGTGATGGTCAATGCTGCTATCGGCGCACTGAAGGAGCGGAATGGATCATCGCTTCAGGCCATTAAGAAGTACATCGCAGCCAACTACAAAGTAGGCGATATGGACCGACAGACCATCTTCATCAAGCGAGCTCtgcggaaaggggttgccaacgAGACACTGGTTCAGACGAAAGGTGTCGGGGCATCTGGCTCTTTCAagctgaacgtcaaggcagcaaAGGCAGAGGCGgcggagaaggcacgaaaagagaagcagaaggcaaaggtcaaggcTGACCGCGAGAAGGCAAAGGCAAAGGCAGccgcaaagaaagagaaggcggtcgccaagaaggccaaagctgcagcagaaaagaaggagaagaagaagaaggcgacAAAGAAGAAGCCGGCGAAGAAGACAGCAACCAAGTCGGAGAAAACGAAGACGCCCAAGAAGAAGACCGCAGCAAAGAAGCCATCCAAGAAGGCAACCCCCAAGAAAGTGGCGAAGAAGACGACGACCAAATCCAAGGCGGCAAAACCAAAGAAGCCTGCTGCCAAGAAGGGTGCCAAATAA
- the LOC140226176 gene encoding histone H2A, embryonic, whose protein sequence is MSGRGKSGKARTKAKSRSSRAGLQFPVGRVHRFLRKGNYAQRVGAGAPVYLAAVLEYLTAEILELAGNAARDNKKTRIIPRHLQLAVRNDEELNKLLGGVTIAQGGVLPNIQAVLLPKKTAKSS, encoded by the coding sequence atgtctggacgaggaaaatctggcaaggctcgcaccaagGCCAAGTCTCGATCATCACGCGCCGGCCTGCAGTTCCCCGTCGGCCGAGTTCATCGCTTCCTTCGTAAAGGCAACTACGCCCAGAGAGTAGGCGCTGGTGCACCAGTGTACCTAGCTGCTGTTCTGGAGTACCTGACCGCTGAGATTCTGGAGCTGGCCGGCAACGCCGCACGCGATAACAAGAAGACGAGGATCATCCCGCGACATCTTCAACTTGCCGTTCGCAACGACGAAGAGCTGAACAAGCTGCTGGGAGGCGTGACAATCGCTCAGGGTGGTGTACTGCCAAACATCCAGGctgtgcttctgccgaagaagaCTGCAAAGTCCAGTTAG
- the LOC140226182 gene encoding histone H4 encodes MSGRGKGGKGLGKGGAKRHRKVLRDNIQGITKPAIRRLARRGGVKRISGLIYEETRGVLKVFLENVIRDAVTYCEHAKRKTVTAMDVVYALKRQGRTLYGFGG; translated from the coding sequence ATGTCTGGACGCGGTAAAGGAGGCAAAGGACTAGGAAAGGGAGGAGCAAAGCGGCACCGCAAAGTTCTTCGAGATAACATCCAGGGCATCACCAAGCCAGCCATCCGTCGTCTGGCAAGAAGGGGCGGCGTGAAGCGAATCTCGGGCCTCATCTACGAAGAAACCCGCGGAGTCCTGAAAGTCTTCCTTGAGAACGTGATCCGCGATGCAGTGACATACTGCGAGCATGCCAAACGCAAGACGGTTACTGCCATGGACGTCGTCTACGCATTGAAGAGGCAGGGACGCACACTCTACGGATTTGGCGGCTAG
- the LOC140226175 gene encoding histone H2B.2, embryonic codes for MAPPSGQVAKKGSKKAAKAPRPNADKKRRRKRKESYGIYIYKVLKQVHPDTGISSRAMSIMNSFVNDIFERIAAEAARLGQYNKKSTISSREVQTAVRLLLPGELAKHAVSEGTKAVTKYTTSK; via the coding sequence ATGGCTCCTCCATCCGGACAAGTTGCCAAGAAGGGTTCCAAGAAAGCTGCCAAGGCTCCCCGGCCCAATGCCGACAAGAAGAGgcgtaggaagaggaaggagagctacggcatctacatctacaaggttctgaagcaagtccacccagatactggaatttcGAGTCGCGCCATGTCCATCATGAACAGCTTCGTCAACGACATTTTCGAACGCATCGCCGCCGAAGCTGCACGTCTCGGTCAGTACAACAAGAAGTCGACCATCAGCAGCCGTGAAGTGCAGACCGCAGTGCGCCTCCTTCTCCCCGGAGAACTGGCAAAGCACGCCGTCAGCGAGGGCACCAAAGCTGTCACCAAGTACACTACATCCAAGTAG